The Coffea arabica cultivar ET-39 chromosome 6e, Coffea Arabica ET-39 HiFi, whole genome shotgun sequence genome contains the following window.
CTTACAGTGAACATATGTGCTATCTGCTATTCTATTTCATAAGCATTACATTGAGCTAGGCACAATGTGCCCATGCATCTGTATAGTATGGGAGGCGGGAGTGGTATGCTACTACCCAATGGACAACAATTATTGTTTGTTGTTAGCAAACATACAACCTTAAAATTTGATGCCCAGCTTCAGAAATCAATTTTTCTCAGCTACAATCTCTTTGACGTCCAAGTCAGCTAAAGTTTCTTTGCCAAACAAGGTAAAGCTAACAGTCGCCTGTATATCCAAAACTAAGTTCCATGAAGTAGaatgaggtaaaaaaaaaaagatacaaaaAAACCCAACCTCCCAGAATGTATATTGTTCAAATCAATGTCCTTGTTCGAGGCATACTTCATAAAATAAGGTACTCAAGACTTGAGAGGCAGAAATTTACATACCAATGCTTTcttcttattgaacttcttaAGGATGCCTGAAAATCCTGCAAACGCCCCAGAAACAACTTGAACTTTTGAGCCTGGCACAAGAAGTTTAACACTGTTTCCACCTAATTGAAAACCTAAAGGAGGCTTCGTAGTTTTTCTTGATCGACCTTGAGCCTCCACAGAGGTATTAGATTCTACGTCATCTAGTGAGGCTGGAAGGGCATCCAAATTTAGCTTCTCAAAATCTGATGTTCTGTGACCTTCATGTTCCTCCAAGAAAGCTTGATCTGCTTTATCCTGTTCCTCCTTAGCTTGCTTGTATATTGCTTCAATGTCTTCAGCATCTACTGGCCTTGGTTTGTTAATCTGTCGCTTTCTGCATACAAATAGATCATACCACTGACTCAAAATGGAGTAGAGAGCAGAAATAAATGGGATGTGCTCTTGAATTAAGTAAGAGAAAACTGATGGCTAGCAGTACACCATTGTGGTGGAGAAAACTAAGGCATCATATCACTTGGCTCATCTCAGGGCTGAGAATGCAGAGCAAACAGACTACACTTCAAGCAGATTTGGCTGACACTACCATATTTACCCTCTGGAGATCCATCTTGATGGAACAAACTGAGAGTCACAGATCAAATCTGGACATAAGGAAATGTTGTAGAAAAAGATAGCTTATTTACAGGATCTATGAGGATGCTGACACAGTTTTCCAGCCAAACTATGATCGGCTACAGTATCACTTTGCAATTAAGTTAGCCAGATTGTTTCCCAtttggagagacaaaaatatAATCTACTTGAACGAGACTCAGAAGTCTTACACTATTCTAaacatgaagaaaaagaaatctttgAAGTTATCTAAGAGTGACATGGATTTTGCGAACAAAACAGCAGGATAGGAATGGTAGCAAAAGCTTACGTATTTCCGACCTTGGATCCAACAAAGCCTCCAACACCATCGCATTCTCTTATGAAGTCATGTACATCCTTGTTTAGTACACACCTCAAGAACACACACCCAGGGAAGAGGGCTTTTGGTTTGACTGAGATTGATccgttcttcaatttcttctttttttgaacAGATGGAACATAAACCTGTGAATAGTCATCAAGAAGTTAGAAGAATAAATGCTTTGAACTACTTCATAAACAATGTCAAAGAAGCTTCTAATTGCGCTGCATTACATTATTTCCTGAACATTAATAAAGTTAAACTACAATCAAGAAAAGTTGCcaacaaatgaatgaaatgaatagCAAAAACTCTGCATTGCATGTTAATCCCTGGGGCGCTTTCTCAAACCTCATCATGCAAGCAAGGTAGAtgtacagaaaaaaaaaaggactttcTTCAGTGAAGCCAATTCAATTGACAAAAGAAAAACTTCACAGGGTTAAGGAATGAAAGTGAAGTGAAGTTTGGTGTGCTCTgacaaggaggaggaggaaagcAGATTCAATACACCTTAAAATATGCGCCATGAATCTAAAAACAATGCCAAAAGGCAGTTCTCTATTTTCCGCTTCTTCATTTGACACAAAACATCTCTCTCCACTTCCTTGACAAGGTGAAGTAACTGACTGAATTGAATGTGTCAACGGGATATTCTAATCATGTTTCTTTATCAAAAGAAATGTTCCCAGACTCTCATTCAAGCTTCATATTTATGCCTATTTCCTAACCAAAGCTTTGTTTGGAATATGCCTATCTTAATGCTAAAAAGGGTCTGATGATTTGCTTCTCGTTTCCAAAGAATTCTAGATAAATCTACCAAACAAATCTCTAGCgttaaacaaaaaattaaagaacCTTGAAGTCCAGGGCGGGAAAATTTCGGGCAAGGGCTCGGGCCAGGCGGTCAGCAGTGTCTTGACCCGAGACTCTGGAGACTCTGACGACCCACCATTGTGGACCCAACAAAGCGAGGTTATCAAGATTGAGCTCTTCGGTCCAAGAAGCGTAGCGCTTCTTGGGTTTCTTGACGAGCCTCTCCTCCACCTCTTCTCTCCAGTTGTAGGCGGCCTTGCTCTCTCTCCTCTCATTCCTCAGTTGCCTTCTCTCCCTGGCCGTTAGCTGCTTTTCAGTCACGGACTCTACAGTCGCCGAGATCGTGAAAGAAATAATGGGACTTCGGAGCTTATTGAAGGCTTTGGAGTAATGGGTGGACGGGGAAAGAAAGAGGGGGCAAGGACTCCATGTAAGAAGCCTTCGCTGCAGCTCTATCATCCCTACTATCTTGCTATTCAATCTCTTGGCACAGATGGTTTGTGTTTCTGCTATTTTGGTGTTTGTGTGGTTTTGGATGAGGCTAGAACCTGTCCAGATTTGCGAAGCCCTTTTGCCATTTGTTGTGGGCTGTCTAGAAAGGAGGAATCATGTATGTGGACTTGGCCTTTGTATGTTGCTAAAGTGCAGATATTTGGACTGACAAGAATAAGTGTGATGTTCTAATTGTAGAACGGAGCCTTGAGGCCCACAGCTCCGAATTTCCAAAACCCAAAACGAAGGCCCAACGCAGACAACAACTAATTCCATTTTACCGCCTCTTCAGCATCAACAAAAATGTTTTCAAGTAGCACTTCCTTTCCTTTGGGCGAAATTTTCAAATTGTCCCGCGGTTTTCCTCAGCATTAGCACTCACTCCGTACTCCTTACAGCACCATCATCCCTCTCAGATTTCACTTCACCATCATCCCTCTTTcgtacctctctctctctctctctctctctcttgctgtCTTATCTCTCTCTCCAAGCCTCCAACTGCGTCTTGGATCCACTACACACGCCGGTGGTGGGTTGGGGTTCCCCTCTCcgattttcttcaaattaagcTCGTAAGAGAAGGGTGAAGACGCAAAAATCATGGGGAAGCAAGgcaatcataataataataacaatagtAATACGAGTGGCGGTGGTAGTTATAGATCGAGAAAATCAGAAAACATGACGATTGGGAAAGGGAAGGTAACAGCAGTTCAGATCGCATTCATCGTGGACCGCTACCTCTCCGACAACAACTACGCTCAGACCCGCTCAACTTTTCGCTCCGAAGCCTCCAACCTCATCTCCAAATCCTCCGTCCAAGAGGTGATTctgtttccttttctcttctttctgtCTAAGAAATTAATTTTTACAGGGATGGGTTTATTGTTGTTGGTACTCCCTATTAATTAATTGTCAATGTTTATCATTTAGGCTCCAAAGAGTTTGTTGAGTTTGGGGGCAATGTTGGACGAGTACATCTGTCTGAAAGAGCAGAAAGTGAGCTTGGAGCAAGAACGGTTCCGTATGGAGCTAGAGAAAGTCCGGATTCATAATCTGCTCAAGGGTCTCCAAGATGCTATGAATGCTTTTAACGCCACTCCTCACGACCTTACCCCTGTCCCTCCGCTTCCTCGTCCTCCGCCTACATTCCCCACATCCAGGTTTATACCTCCCAACACTGACCAGCCGCCTTTTGGCTCCCCACCTGGTAACTAACAACCCTCGGCTTTTACCCTACTTTTATGCCTTACTACTAGTTTAAGCCACCATGTAGACTGCAAGAACCATGCTAATAAGTGTTACTAGACAGTATTGCATTTCGAAGTGTTTCATCTATTGATTGCTTGGAACTTAATTTGGATCTCTTTCAAGTACCTTTTCATGATTTCTTATAGAGGGTCAGTGAATCAGTATAATGTTTCTGAAACCAATAAAAGTGTCTTCGCTAGTAACCTCAAATATCATCTGCTTCCTCAGGTGGTTACCATTCTGCACACAAATCCCCAGCAGTGATCTCTACATCCAAGCCCTCCATCACAAGTGAAGACACCCCAAGCATTTCGAGTGATATTAGGAATCACCCtgttataaaaagaaaaggctCAAAAGATGTCTCGGATGCTACTGTTACCGCCAAGAGGTCTTGCAGAGGTTCAACCAACAAACAGTTGCTGCCTAAAGgttttagcttttttttttttttaagtcgaGCTCCCAAAAGCATTTATTTGTTTGATCCTACAAATAAGTACTGACAAGCTGTGTGTATTGCAGATGCTAAAGGTCATTCACAACCAAGCATGGCAAATAATCATCAAGTAATTTCTCCGAAACACCCTGTGGCTCAATCCCTACCTTGCCCCAATATGTTAAGGGGATCACAGGTTGAAAGGTCTAATGCTGTTGAAAGTTCACATGTCGTCAAGTGTTTGTTTAACCAGGCTGCTCAATCCCCAACAGCTAATTCTTCTGGTCCTAAAACACCTCCCTTGGAATCCTTCCCTCAAGCTGAGAAATCTGCTTCCCCATTGGAAATTTGTTCGATTACAACTTCCTGTAAGGATGTAACTCCTCAACAAATTACCTCCACTAATTGCACGATGATATCGTCGGAAACAATTCGAGTCAGCCCCACCAAGCAAATATCGTACCATTCAATTTCAAGTAACCAACACATTTATACTTCCTCACCTGTTAAGGCAAATTTAAAGAAGCCAATCAAGAGGGATCATGTTAAGGGAAGGCTGGACTTTGATGCTCCTGACAAGCATACTGCTTCAGAGAAACCAGATTGTAATGACATTCCATCATCTGAATGTGTCAACGAAGCGGAcattcttgatttggatttgccTAGTTTAGATGCCTTGGAAAATATTAACCTTTCTGAACTATTAGTTGATTTTGATCTTGTTGATGAGGAAACTATTTATTCTACTGAGCCAGCCGGTGATTCCTCTCCTGACTCCACTTCATGGTTAGTTTTGATTTTTTGGCTTTCTAATGACAAAGATCTTCTTTGGTTTATCTTTAAAGAACTTTTCTTCTACCATATCTAGTACCGATTAGCTTCATCTCAGAATCATTAGTCCATCCTTTCAAAATGTCTTAATTGTTTACTTGATGTACATTGGTGCAGGTCACCAGGGAAATCACAAAAAGTTAATGTAGGTGCTAATCAAGTAATTACCCAGCTTTCCTCTACTGTAACAGAAATCCTTGCAGAAAAGGACACAACTTTATCAGGTAATGAAATGTTCAGTATGTAATCATGCTTGTCATCTTCAGTTCATCGTTCTGAACCAGTTTTCATCCCTTTCTTTTTGATTATCAGGTCCGGATTCTGTTACAACTGTTAAATCTGTAACTAAAACCATCAAGATTTTAAGTCCTGGTAACTTCTTTAACTGGGTTGTGGCTTTTGTCTTTTCCCACATTCTTGTCACAAGGCACAGAATGGCTAATAGTTTTCTTGTGATATGGCAGCCAAGGGTCACAGGAGCAGTTTGGATGGGGAAAATATGCGTGCCAAAACCAGACTGGAATAGGATAAGATGGACAATTAATTAGGCTGACTTGGTACCAGTGCAGCACTCACCACAATTGTTCAATATTCAGAATAGATCTAGAATTAACTGTCAGCTTTACATGTTAGACAGCACGTCCTTGATAATCTTCCAACATTTATAGGAAAGCACAAAATTTTTGCCAGTACCGTCTTTGGATGACTTGTTTTGTGGAATTAATCTCTAATCTTCACTTCTTGGGGATATCATCCCTCCATTTTGAATGTCATAACTTGCCAAAGCCTCAAGTTGAACGTTACGTGTGGTAGAACACAAGGAATTTTGGGTTTCTAGGCTTCCAACTCCGAAAACAAGTATTTCTCCAGTTTATCATTTTCATCTGGGCTtccaataaaaattggagttcGCTGATGAATCTGCCAGaaacaccagaaaaaaaaagggaagaatagAGCAACTGTTAGTTTTTTCCTACTGTTTACGTCAAAATATAATCATCCCCTCCTACTTTGTTCTTGTCTGGTAGTTCAATAATGGTCttgaagaaattattcatttgttccttcatttctagcatGTCAAACCTGACAATCCCTAAtcagatttgacaaatggcattGTTTCAGGAATTTTAGGAAGCCATTGGTCGttaatttttcttgaatttgaaaaGGGACTTACCTGCACAGGCATGATGTCAAGTATTCTCTGGGAACCGTCTATTGCTTTCCCTCCAGCTTGTTCAACTAAATAGCTCATTGGTGCACATTCATACAAAAGCCTTATTAAATTTCCATTCTTGCTATTCTTATTCTTAGGGTTACCGTAAATCCCACCATATAACAGCATTCGATGTACTTCCCTGACAAGACAGCCTATGTAACGGCCAGAATATGGTTTGCCGTTAGGACCAGGCTTCCTGAGGTGGCCAAGGTATTTCTTTAGGTTGTCATCCCATAGATCATAATAGTTTCCTTCGTTGGAAGAATAGATCTTGCCGGAATTTGGTATCTTGATATCCTCATGCGTCAAAACAAATTCTCCTTATGCTGGGTCCAGTGTGAATGCAAAAACCCCCTTTCCAACTGATAGTGTGAAGACCACTGAACTTTGAATACAGGCGGTATCCTGCTGCAAGCAAATTGCTCCCTGGCTGGCAGACGCTAACGATGCACTTCTGCTTTGCCTCATCTAGCTGGCCATTGTCAAAATCTTAACTTAGAAAGAAGGCGGCAATTGTGCAATATGAAGAAGATGCATGATTGAACTTAAATCCTGCAGAAGTTACCGTTGAATCATCATCCAAGTCTACGAGGCATTGTTGGTCAGGCCCATAAATTCCGAA
Protein-coding sequences here:
- the LOC113695288 gene encoding uncharacterized protein, encoding MIELQRRLLTWSPCPLFLSPSTHYSKAFNKLRSPIISFTISATVESVTEKQLTARERRQLRNERRESKAAYNWREEVEERLVKKPKKRYASWTEELNLDNLALLGPQWWVVRVSRVSGQDTADRLARALARNFPALDFKVYVPSVQKKKKLKNGSISVKPKALFPGCVFLRCVLNKDVHDFIRECDGVGGFVGSKVGNTKRQINKPRPVDAEDIEAIYKQAKEEQDKADQAFLEEHEGHRTSDFEKLNLDALPASLDDVESNTSVEAQGRSRKTTKPPLGFQLGGNSVKLLVPGSKVQVVSGAFAGFSGILKKFNKKKALATVSFTLFGKETLADLDVKEIVAEKN
- the LOC113695286 gene encoding uncharacterized protein → MGKQGNHNNNNNSNTSGGGSYRSRKSENMTIGKGKVTAVQIAFIVDRYLSDNNYAQTRSTFRSEASNLISKSSVQEAPKSLLSLGAMLDEYICLKEQKVSLEQERFRMELEKVRIHNLLKGLQDAMNAFNATPHDLTPVPPLPRPPPTFPTSRFIPPNTDQPPFGSPPGGYHSAHKSPAVISTSKPSITSEDTPSISSDIRNHPVIKRKGSKDVSDATVTAKRSCRGSTNKQLLPKDAKGHSQPSMANNHQVISPKHPVAQSLPCPNMLRGSQVERSNAVESSHVVKCLFNQAAQSPTANSSGPKTPPLESFPQAEKSASPLEICSITTSCKDVTPQQITSTNCTMISSETIRVSPTKQISYHSISSNQHIYTSSPVKANLKKPIKRDHVKGRLDFDAPDKHTASEKPDCNDIPSSECVNEADILDLDLPSLDALENINLSELLVDFDLVDEETIYSTEPAGDSSPDSTSWSPGKSQKVNVGANQVITQLSSTVTEILAEKDTTLSGPDSVTTVKSVTKTIKILSPAKGHRSSLDGENMRAKTRLE